A window of Mixophyes fleayi isolate aMixFle1 chromosome 10, aMixFle1.hap1, whole genome shotgun sequence contains these coding sequences:
- the PEX16 gene encoding peroxisomal biogenesis factor 16, with translation MAAGYWDKLQDLTRKYKEFVIQNPTGATKVEGAVRMVSYLIAGRFKDSNELSELVYSTSNLLVLLNDGILRKELLKSPPTDGSRQRLLNWLGVLESLEVFIEIGTARAWGDRTRWVAILVIQLLKACLRIVLLLSYKSGIQSFPSATPLDREGALNQTVEESNGGQDSCFVGKRSSRAVRSLTDAPSGRNRFWRSPQAPDGKQSTREADEWSGKPSDLGTLGTMAETVQILRPITHLASLAVWGQRSWKPWLLAAALDIGSLSVLRDMDNLSRRERRELRRRTLLLFYYLLRSPFYNRYTEIRLLLLLRLLGDYVPGIGLVARPLMDYLPVWQKIYFYNWG, from the exons ATGGCAGCAGGTTACTGGGACAAGCTGCAGGATCTGACCCGCAAGTACAAGGAGTTTGTGATCCAGAACCCGACAGGGGCCACCAAGGTGGAGGGGGCGGTGCGCATGGTGTCCTACCTGATTGCAG GACGCTTTAAAGATTCGAATGAGCTGTCAGAACTCG TTTATTCAACCTCCAATCTCCTGGTTCTACTCAACGATGGGATCTTAAGGAAAGAGCTGCTGAAATCTCCACCCACT GATGGCTCTCGCCAGCGTCTGCTCAACTGGCTGGGGGTCTTGGAAAGTCTGGAGGTTTTCATTGAAATCGGGACAGCGCGGGCATGGGGTGATAGAACGAGATGGGTGGCCATACTAGTTATTCAGCTACTAAA GGCCTGCCTGCGTATTGTGCTGCTTCTTTCATACAAATCCGGTATACAAAGCTTTCCCTCTGCTACTCCACTGGACCGAGAAGGGGCCTTGAACCAAACAG TAGAGGAAAGCAATGGTGGACAGGACTCCTGCTTTGTGGGCAAGCGATCTTCTCGTGCCGTACGGTCCCTGACTGACG cGCCCTCTGGCCGCAACCGTTTTTGGAGGAGCCCTCAGGCTCCTGACGGGAAGCAGAGTACAAGGGAAGCGGACGAGTGGAGCGGAAAGCCATCCGATCTGGGGACTCTGGGCACCATGGCAGAAACTGTTCAGATCCTGAGGCCCATTACACACT TGGCGAGCTTGGCAGTTTGGGGTCAGAGGTCCTGGAAGCCTTGGTTGCTGGCAGCTGCGCTGGATATTGGCAG CCTGTCCGTGCTGCGTGATATGGACAATCTAAGCCGCCGGGAACGCAGAGAACTGAGGAGGAGAACCCTCCTCTTGTTTTATTACTTGCTGCGCTCCCCATTCTACAACCGTTACACCGA AATCCGTCTACTCCTCCTCCTGCGTCTTCTGGGAGACTACGTCCCGGGCATTGGGCTGGTGGCAC GTCCGCTCATGGATTACCTACCTGTGTGGCAGAAGATCTACTTCTACAACTGGGGCTGA
- the FREY1 gene encoding protein Frey 1: protein MCDRHCVVSVLCFLLLMDLVPCFPILQRVRRYIPLDFEAPLEMPVEHFGLVDDYGVQPKHPALIHRVTRKKPEGLLQARKSKRDEPDIGELYYDDFM from the exons ATGTGTGACAGGCACTGTGTGGTCTCTGTGCTGTGCTTCTTGCTTCTCATGGACCTAGTCCCATGTTTCCCAATACTACAAAG GGTCCGTCGTTATATCCCCCTTGATTTTGAGGCCCCTTTGGAGATGCCAGTGGAACACTTCGGTCTTGTGGATG ATTATGGGGTGCAGCCCAAGCACCCTGCTTTGATTCACCGCGTCACCCGTAAGAAGCCGGAAGGGTTATTACAGGCCAGGAAAAGCAAGAGAGACGAGCCAGACATCGGGGAGCTGTATTACGATGACTTCATGTGA